Proteins found in one Salvia splendens isolate huo1 chromosome 10, SspV2, whole genome shotgun sequence genomic segment:
- the LOC121750355 gene encoding 3-hydroxy-3-methylglutaryl-coenzyme A reductase-like codes for MAMKMESQKQQVSASGKEKASDALPLPLYLTNGVFFTLFFSVVYFLLLRWREKIRNSVPLHVVTLSEISAIVVFLASFIYLLGFFGISFVQSLILPRSPHDEISDEDDEILIDDLMLKEDSRSAPCAAAAPPTKIFAAPIEPLPEEDEEIVKSVVDGKIPSYALESKLGDCRRAASIRREALQRTTGKSLAGLPLEGFNYEAILGQCCEMPVGYVQIPVGIAGPLLLDGVEYSVPMATTEGCLVASTNRGCKAIMASGGATSTVHRDGMTRAPVVRFGSAKRAAELKLFLEEPLNFETLSLVFNSSSRFGRLQKIKCAIAGKNLYIRFTCSTGDAMGMNMVSKGVQNVLDFLVSQFPDMDVLGISGNYCSDKKPAAVNWIEGRGKSVVCEAIIKEEVVTKVLKTDVASLVELNMLKNLTGSAMAGALGGFNAHASNIVSAVYIATGQDPAQNVESSHCITMMEAINGGKDLHVSVSMPSIEVGTVGGGTQLASQSACLNLLGVKGASKEVPGSNSRLLASIVAGSVLAGELSLMSAIAAGQLVKSHMKYNRSSKDVTKLTASTCT; via the coding sequence ATGGCGATGAAAATGGAGTCGCAGAAGCAGCAGGTATCCGCATCCGGCAAAGAGAAGGCCTCCGACGCCCTCCCCCTCCCTCTCTACCTCACCAACGGAGTCTTCTTCACTCTCTTCTTCTCCGTCGTCtacttcctcctcctccgctgGCGCGAGAAGATCCGCAACTCCGTCCCCCTCCACGTCGTCACCCTCTCCGAGATCTCCGCCATCGTCGTCTTCCTCGCCTCCTTCATCTACCTCCTCGGCTTCTTCGGCATCTCCTTCGTCCAGTCCCTCATCCTCCCCCGCTCCCCTCACGACGAGATCTCCGACGAAGATGACGAGATCCTCATCGACGACCTCATGCTCAAGGAAGACTCCCGCTCCGCCCCCTGCGCCGCCGCCGCTCCTCCGACTAAGATCTTCGCCGCTCCAATTGAACCCCTCCCCGAGGAGGATGAAGAGATTGTCAAATCCGTCGTCGACGGAAAAATCCCCTCCTATGCCCTAGAGTCCAAATTAGGGGACTGCCGCCGCGCCGCCTCCATCCGCCGCGAGGCCCTACAACGCACCACCGGAAAATCCCTAGCCGGCCTCCCCTTGGAAGGATTCAATTACGAGGCAATTTTAGGTCAGTGCTGTGAGATGCCGGTGGGGTACGTCCAGATTCCGGTGGGGATCGCCGGTCCTCTCCTCCTCGACGGCGTCGAGTATTCCGTCCCGATGGCGACGACGGAAGGCTGCCTCGTCGCGAGCACGAACAGAGGATGCAAGGCGATCATGGCTTCCGGCGGCGCCACCAGCACCGTCCACAGAGACGGGATGACCCGCGCCCCGGTGGTCCGGTTCGGGTCGGCTAAACGGGCCGCGGAGCTCAAACTATTCCTCGAGGAGCCTCTCAACTTCGAGACGCTCTCGCTAGTCTTCAACAGCTCCAGCCGCTTCGGGCGCCTGCAGAAGATCAAATGCGCCATCGCCGGGAAGAATCTCTACATCAGATTCACCTGCAGCACCGGCGACGCCATGGGGATGAACATGGTATCCAAAGGAGTCCAGAACGTTCTAGACTTCCTCGTCAGCCAGTTCCCCGACATGGACGTGCTCGGCATCTCCGGCAACTACTGCTCCGATAAAAAGCCCGCCGCGGTGAACTGGATCGAAGGGAGAGGGAAATCCGTGGTGTGCGAGGCCATCATCAAGGAAGAAGTAGTAACTAAGGTGCTCAAGACTGATGTTGCTTCGCTGGTGGAGCTCAACATGCTGAAGAATCTCACCGGCTCCGCCATGGCCGGAGCGCTGGGAGGATTCAACGCGCACGCTAGCAACATCGTGTCGGCGGTGTACATAGCGACAGGGCAGGATCCGGCGCAGAACGTGGAGAGCTCGCACTGCATCACCATGATGGAGGCGATCAACGGTGGGAAGGATCTCCACGTGTCGGTGAGCATGCCGTCAATCGAGGTGGGGACGGTCGGGGGAGGGACGCAGCTGGCGTCGCAGTCGGCGTGCCTGAACCTGCTGGGGGTGAAGGGAGCGAGCAAGGAGGTGCCAGGGTCGAACTCGAGGCTGCTGGCGAGCATCGTCGCGGGGTCGGTTCTGGCCGGAGAGCTGTCGCTGATGTCGGCGATTGCGGCCGGGCAGCTGGTGAAGAGCCACATGAAGTATAACAGGTCGTCGAAAGATGTGACCAAGCTCACCGCATCGACTTGCACTTGA
- the LOC121750356 gene encoding AT-rich interactive domain-containing protein 6-like, whose amino-acid sequence MEDNREADQDAQGDVAASAEQQPQNVEDQTLNGVEVDDNLIKRADGENSAGSLSQNAQPSSELQPEAKDDKFQEELNVEVAENGHGEADEDDEEGGRRQELMVITQDLKGELNENGAIMEIEGLQGDVMEELKTEPDTKASSRSFLLDADDVTGDESGTEEEQAAFMKELETFHKERCLDFKPPKFYQEPLNCLKLWRAVIRLGGYEQVTSLKLWRQVGESFKPPKTCTTVSWTFRGFYEKALLEYEKYKMRCGELPFTDASVSDPAAGSQVDQIHAPGSGRARRDAAARAMQGWHSQRLLGNGEVGDPIIKDKNPITTPKREKQLRNIGFLKRKGSSPVEHAVKVARTASKSQLEIMVVDVGVPADWVKVNVQRMKDCYEVYALVPGLLREEVRVQSDPAGRLVISGQPEQQDNPWGVTPFKKVVSLPTRIDPHQTSAVVTLHGQLFVRVPFEQSDM is encoded by the exons ATGGAAGACAACAGAGAAGCCGACCAGGATGCACAAGGCGACGTTGCTGCTTCGGCCGAACAGCAGCCCCAAAACGTTGAGGACCAAACACTGAATGGTGTGGAAGTTGACGATAACCTAATTAAGCGCGCAGACGGGGAGAATTCTGCTGGAAGTTTGAGCCAGAACGCCCAACCTTCGTCAGAACTACAACCAGAAGCAAAGGATGATAAATTCCAAGAGGAATTGAACGTTGAGGTGGCAGAGAATGGACATGGGGAAGCGGACGAGGATGATGAAGAGGGAGGGAGGCGACAAGAATTGATGGTTATCACCCAGGACCTAAAGGGGGAACTAAATGAAAATGGCGCCATCATGGAAATAGAAGGGTTACAGGGGGATGTTATGGAGGAGTTGAAGACCGAGCCTGATACTAAAGCTTCTTCCAGATCTTTCCTTTTAGATGCTGATGATGTCACAGGAGATGAATCTGGAACTGAGGAGGAGCAAGCTGCTTTTATGAAGGAACTTGAAACTTTCCATAAAGAAAGATGCCTGGACTTCAAGCCTCCCAAATTCTATCAAGAGCCTTTAAATTGCCTCAA GTTGTGGAGAGCAGTGATCAGACTCGGTGGTTATGAACAG GTCACTTCATTGAAGCTGTGGAGACAAGTTGGAGAATCCTTTAAACCCCCAAA GACTTGTACCACTGTGTCCTGGACGTTTCGAGGTTTTTATGAGAAG GCACTATTAGAATATGAAAAGTATAAAATGCGTTGTGGTGAACTGCCTTTTACTGATGCTTCTGTATCGGACCCTGCTGCTGGGAGTCAG GTAGATCAAATTCATGCCCCAGGATCAGGTAGAGCAAGAAGGGATGCTGCGGCTCGTGCCATGCAGGGATGGCACTCTCAGCGTCTTCTTGGTAATGGTGAGGTTGGAGATCCCATCATTAAG GATAAGAATCCAATAACGACACCAAAGCGTGAAAAACAATTAAGGAATATTG GCTTCCTAAAGCGCAAGGGGTCATCTCCTGTTGAGCATGCTGTCAAAGTTGCACGCACGGCTTCAAAATCACA ATTGGAAATAATGGTGGTAGATGTTGGGGTTCCTGCTGATTGGGTGAAGGTGAATGTGCAGAGGATG AAAGACTGTTATGAAGTATATGCCTTAGTTCCTGGGCTTCTTCGAGAAGAG GTGCGTGTACAGTCTGATCCTGCAGGACGTTTAGTTATATCAGGGCAACCAGAGCAACAGGACAATCCTTGGGGTGTTACACCATTCAAAAAG GTAGTTAGCTTGCCTACTAGAATTGATCCTCATCAGACATCAGCTGTGGTGACTTTGCATGGGCAGCTATTTGTGCGCGTACCATTCGAACAGTCAGATATGTAG
- the LOC121752343 gene encoding glucan endo-1,3-beta-glucosidase 8-like — MSRSVAVIGLWWWCLVLRAEGLGVNWGTMANHKLPPKTVVQLLKDNGITKVKLFDADQSTMSVLAGSGIEVMIAIPNAELSAMNNYNRAKEWVRRNVTRYNFQGGVTIKYVAVGNEPFLTSYNNSFLNTTFPALANIQNALNEAGVGDSIKATVPLNADVYGSPESNPVPSAGRFRPDILPQMTQIVQFLGNNKAPFTINIYPFLSLYANEHFPVDYAFFDGVSNPIADNGIQYTNVFDANFDTLVSSLRAVGLGDMEIIVGEVGWPTDGDRNANINYALRFYRGLLPRLAGNKGTPLRPGYIEVYLFGLLDEDIKSVAPGNFERHWGIFKYDGQPKFPMDLSGQLQDKYLIGAQDVNYLPKRWCMLKPDAKDLTKLGENINFACTFADCTPLGYGSSCNTLDANGNASYAFNMYFQAQGQKDTACGFQGLAMVTDQNISQGNCNFMIQIATTSSSTRFTQFFGATLFLLFLSLL; from the exons ATGTCGAGATCAGTAGCAGTAATAGGATTGTGGTGGTGGTGCTTGGTGTTGAGGGCTGAGGGGCTTGGTGTGAACTGGGGCACGATGGCAAACCACAAGCTGCCGCCGAAAACGGTGGTGCAGCTGCTCAAAGACAACGGGATCACCAAGGTTAAGCTCTTCGACGCCGATCAGTCCACCATGAGCGTCCTCGCCGGCTCCGGCATCGAAGTCATGATCGCTATCCCTAATGCCGAGCTCTCCGCCATGAACAACTACAATCGAGCTAAGGAGTGGGTCCGCCGCAACGTCACCCGCTACAATTTCCAAGGCGGTGTTACCATCAA ATATGTTGCAGTGGGGAATGAGCCTTTTCTTACATCCTACAACAACTCCTTTCTCAACACCACATTCCCAGCTCTTGCAAACATTCAGAATGCCCTCAATGAAGCTGGCGTAGGAGACTCCATTAAAGCCACCGTGCCTCTGAATGCCGACGTTTACGGCTCCCCAGAGAGCAACCCTGTCCCGTCTGCTGGGAGGTTTCGCCCGGATATCCTGCCTCAGATGACTCAGATTGTTCAGTTCTTAGGCAACAACAAGGCGCCTTTCACGATAAACATCTATCCTTTCTTGAGTCTCTACGCCAACGAACACTTCCCTGTTGATTACGCCTTCTTTGATGGGGTGAGCAATCCCATTGCTGATAATGGCATCCAGTACACCAATGTGTTTGATGCCAATTTCGACACGTTGGTTTCATCCCTCAGAGCAGTGGGACTTGGCGACATGGAGATCATCGTCGGGGAGGTGGGTTGGCCAACGGATGGAGACAGGAATGCCAACATAAACTACGCTTTGAGGTTCTACAGAGGCCTCCTACCACGCCTTGCAGGCAACAAAGGAACCCCTCTTCGCCCTGGTTACATTGAGGTTTACTTGTTCGGCCTTCTTGATGAGGACATCAAGAGTGTGGCTCCAGGTAACTTTGAGCGCCATTGGGGGATCTTCAAGTACGATGGACAGCCCAAGTTCCCGATGGACTTATCCGGACAACTACAAGACAAGTATCTCATTGGTGCTCAAGATGTAAACTATCTCCCTAAGAGATGGTGCATGCTTAAGCCGGATGCCAAGGATCTCACCAAACTCGGAGAGAACATCAACTTTGCCTGTACCTTTGCCGACTGCACCCCTCTTGGTTATGGTTCTTCCTGCAACACCTTAGACGCCAACGGAAATGCATCGTATGCATTCAATATGTACTTCCAGGCTCAGGGTCAGAAAGATACTGCATGTGGCTTCCAGGGTCTCGCCATGGTGACTGATCAGAACATATCTCAAGGAAACTGCAATTTCATGATTCAGATAGCTACTACGTCGTCTTCTACACGATTCACACAGTTTTTCGGAGCCACCTTATTTTTGCTCTTCCTCTCGCTCTTGTAG